A portion of the Lolium rigidum isolate FL_2022 chromosome 1, APGP_CSIRO_Lrig_0.1, whole genome shotgun sequence genome contains these proteins:
- the LOC124647653 gene encoding uncharacterized protein LOC124647653, giving the protein MAALSIEIKKDEAPPPPRSWEYHLRKYLALLATLVATSTYAAGLSPPGGVWQENNPGEQAGVPILYHSPRYLAFFYFNATAFAASLVVNLLLLALNETRTAWLAVLRFVMVLDLLALMGAFATGSCEDLPTTVYVSVLVTALAVYVVIQIFQAWRDKEGPDDPLKFKEHRKELLVLATFATGISFAAGLSPPGGFRDDTEGDNEPGDPILKAQQSQRLMAFFYCNTAAFVASLFVIVLLLGRRMQKYYAMYWFILVVLFGLLGAYAAGSSRRADTTAYVVVLVAAVPVYIFLVMVVKVLLSDEVKNNVSWLRLKKISEGLSAWLEKRGFHQNPSKSPVGALLPKVSDPAAEGIGKAQSLILLLATLAATITYQAGMDPPGGVWPSNAQGTEPPHKAGDPILLSTHPARYKVFFYCNSTAFVASLVVILMVQNTRLMRGHALEVAMILDLFGLIGAYAAGSCRDVSTSIYVMALAGAVLIYVVIHVVFFTLDHQSLTDDEKLRIHKRRKRLLLLAILVATMTYQAGLTPPGGFWTKDGKTPDGHDYSAGSAILGDVSGEYRRRYLAYFYCNSASFMASMALIIMLVNPNLYRPGIRSYALYVCMVVALFGLMGAYAAGSARQLQTSIYVFVVVGAVVAFIGVQLFIFFKLHQIWSPSKGDADGSSNKANKSSSSRRARPQWLKPSTEESDTSSRRKYLMLLAILAASITYQAGLKPPGGMFEDGDAAGNPVLRVSDLVRYRVFFYCNSASFAASVVVIVLLLQEFLQDDGQVYSLLIYAMNTAIVLDLLGLLGAYAAGSSREWDTSGYVIALAAAVLAFVAVHLVIWLVSDPSKRRKVGSSTPKVLTRSASYPAVVKFSATGRHFV; this is encoded by the coding sequence ATGGCGGCGTTGTCCATCGAGATCAAGAAGGACgaggcgccaccgccaccacgctcgTGGGAATACCACCTGCGGAAGTACCTCGCGCTGCTGGCCACGCTGGTGGCAACGTCTACGTACGCGGCGGGGCTGAGCCCGCCGGGTGGAGTCTGGCAGGAGAACAACCCGGGGGAGCAGGCCGGGGTCCCAATTCTGTACCACTCTCCCCGGTACCTCGCCTTCTTCTACTTCAACGCCACCGCCTTCGCGGCGTCGCTCGTCGTCAACCTTCTCCTCCTCGCCCTGAACGAGACCCGGACGGCGTGGCTCGCCGTGCTCCGGTTCGTCATGGTGCTGGACCTGCTCGCCCTCATGGGGGCCTTCGCCACCGGGAGCTGCGAGGACCTGCCGACCACCGTGTACGTCTCCGTGCTGGTGACCGCTCTCGCCGTCTACGTCGTCATCCAAATCTTCCAAGCTTGGCGCGACAAGGAGGGCCCCGACGACCCGCTCAAGTTCAAGGAGCATCGCAAGGAGCTGCTCGTGCTGGCCACTTTTGCCACGGGCATCTCCTTCGCCGCCGGCCTGAGCCCGCCCGGCGGCTTCCGCGACGACACCGAGGGAGACAACGAGCCCGGAGACCCCATCCTGAAGGCCCAACAGTCCCAGCGCCTGATGGCCTTCTTCTACTGCAACACCGCGGCGTTCGTGGCGTCGCTGTTCGTCATCGTGCTGCTCCTGGGCCGCAGGATGCAGAAGTACTACGCCATGTACTGGTTCATCCTCGTCGTGCTGTTCGGCCTCCTGGGCGCCTACGCCGCCGGGAGCTCCAGGAGGGCGGACACGACGGCCTACGTGGTCGTTCTTGTCGCCGCTGTCCCCGTGTACATCTTCCTCGTCATGGTGGTTAAAGTGCTTCTCTCGGATGAGGTCAAGAACAACGTCTCGTGGCTACGACTCAAGAAGATCTCCGAAGGCCTCTCAGCTTGGCTGGAAAAACGAGGTTTCCACCAGAACCCGAGCAAATCGCCGGTGGGCGCGTTGTTGCCAAAAGTCTCTGATCCTGCGGCCGAAGGCATCGGAAAGGCCCAATCTCTGATCCTGCTGCTCGCCACACTCGCCGCCACCATCACTTACCAAGCGGGCATGGACCCGCCCGGCGGCGTCTGGCCGAGTAACGCTCAGGGGACGGAGCCACCCCACAAGGCCGGCGACCCGATCCTCCTGTCCACGCACCCCGCGCGCTACAAGGTGTTCTTCTACTGCAACTCCACCGCGTTCGTGGCGTCCTTGGTGGTCATCCTCATGGTCCAGAACACGAGACTGATGAGAGGGCACGCGCTGGAGGTGGCCATGATACTGGACCTGTTCGGCCTCATCGGCGCTTACGCCGCCGGGAGCTGCCGTGACGTGAGCACCTCCATCTACGTCATGGCCTTGGCGGGTGCCGTCCTGATCTACGTCGTGATCCACGTCGTCTTCTTCACGCTGGACCACCAAAGCCTGACGGACGACGAGAAGTTGAGGATCCACAAGCGGCGGAAGCGGCTGCTGCTCCTCGCAATCCTGGTGGCCACCATGACCTACCAGGCCGGCCTCACCCCGCCGGGCGGCTTCTGGACGAAGGACGGCAAGACCCCAGATGGCCACGACTACAGCGCGGGGTCCGCGATCCTCGGAGACGTCAGCGGCGAGTACCGGAGGAGGTATTTGGCCTACTTCTACTGCAACTCGGCGAGCTTCATGGCGTCCATGGCGCTCATCATCATGCTGGTGAACCCGAACCTGTACCGGCCGGGCATACGATCGTACGCGCTCTACGTTTGCATGGTCGTGGCGCTGTTCGGCCTGATGGGCGCCTACGCCGCCGGGAGCGCACGGCAGCTTCAGACGTCCATCTACGTCTTCGTGGTCGTCGGCGCGGTGGTGGCCTTCATCGGCGTCCAGCTGTTCATCTTCTTCAAATTGCACCAGATTTGGTCCCCGTCCAAAGGAGATGCAGATGGAAGCAGCAACAAGGCGAACAAGTCATCTTCCTCGCGGCGGGCCCGACCACAATGGCTCAAGCCCAGCACGGAGGAGAGTGACACTTCGAGCCGCCGGAAGTACCTGATGCTGCTGGCGATCCTGGCGGCGAGCATCACCTACCAGGCCGGCCTCAAACCGCCGGGCGGCATGTTCGAGGACGGGGATGCCGCGGGGAACCCGGTGCTGCGGGTGAGCGACCTGGTCCGGTACCGGGTCTTCTTCTACTGCAACTCTGCCTCCTTCGCGGCGTCGGTGGTCGTCATCGTCCTGCTGCTGCAGGAGTTCCTTCAGGACGACGGCCAAGTGTACAGCCTGCTAATCTACGCCATGAACACGGCGATCGTGCTGGACCTGCTGGGACTCCTGGGCGCCTACGCCGCCGGGAGCAGCCGGGAGTGGGACACCTCCGGTTACGTCATCgcgctggccgccgccgtgctcgcctTCGTCGCCGTGCACCTCGTGATCTGGTTGGTGAGCGACCCGAGTAAACGACGGAAAGTGGGCAGTAGCACGCCCAAAGTATTAACGAGGTCTGCCTCGTACCCGGCCGTGGTGAAGTTCAGTGCAACTGGTCGCCATTTCGTATAG